The Thermoleophilia bacterium genome includes the window GGAAACCCGAGCTGCTGGTGGCCGATCATAAGACCATCGAAGACTACCGTCCCATCTGACTTCATGCTGAGGCGCAAATGGGGCGGATGATGAATATATTGGTCATACTTTCCGCTCATGCTCGTCTCCATTGGTTACATTACCGATCCGCCTGAGACATGGAACACCTGTCCAGTCACATAGCTTGTAATGTCCGAGGCGAGGATCGCAATAGCATTTGCCATATCCCGCGCAGTGCCAAACCGGCCAAGCGGAAACTCACCCATGATGGCTGCCTGTCTTCTTTTCATCTCCTCTGGGGAAATGTTGGGGTCGGGCTCTCTTAGAATGGCTCCGAAGTTAGTGGGCACAGGACCGGGTGCCACACAGTTAACCCGAATTCCGTTTTTTCCTTCTACATACGCCAACTGCTTGGTGAACAAGTCGACGGCGTATTTGGAGATGGCGTACATACCCACCCCCATTTGGTACTGATGCGTGCTTCCCGAACCCACGTTCACGATGACCCCGTAGCCTCGTTCGCGCATATGAGGGACCACCGCCTGGGTGACGTTCATCGTGCCAATCAGGTTTAACTTAAGCTGCTTTTCCCAGACTGTAGGATCTTGCTTTTCGATGGGTACGTTGTCCTTGTGCAGGATAGCTCCGGCCACATTGCAGAGGATGTCAATCCGCCCAAATTCTTCGAGGACTTTCTGGACCATAGCTTTGACGGCCGCATTGTCAGTGATGTCGGCGCTTAGGGCAATACATCTTGGGCCCAAGCTGCGCACGGTTTCTGCGGTCTTGGCCAGGTTCTCCTCATCAATGTCTGTTACGGCGATGGCCTCGATCCCTTCCTCGGCCAACACCAAGGCCGTCTCTCTCCCTATCCCCACCTGGCTAGCTGCGCCCGTTACGAGGGCCACTTTGTTCTTGAAACCCAGATCCATGTTCGCGACTCCCTGCTTGTAGTGATTATGGCCACAGCACTTGGGCTATGTCATCGAGACCCAGCTCAAGCAGTTTGGCCTTGCTCGGCTTGCCCGTCTTCGTATCCCAGTCCATCTCGACCAGGTACTGATCGTAAATCTCCTCGTGCGTGAAGGTGATGCCGGCTCGTGGGCCCACGGTCTTGGGCGGTACGCCTCTCATCCTATCGGGGTAGAGGAAAGGCGTCTGGACACCCTCTCTAATGTTGAAGGCCTGCCTGACGTTGGTGATTCTTTCACCGGTCTTAAGCAGCTCGTCTGCGCTGATGTCCTCCCAGCCGGTCAGGGCTCTCAGAGCTTCGAGCAGTTGGTCCACATGTGGATATGCTCCAATCACAAACTGGCAAAGCCCCATGGCGCTTGCTGCGTGCATGAAGTTGGTGCTGATCTTGTGGTAAAGGCCACGGCCGGTACGTTGCTCGCGTGGTATATCGGGTATATTCAAGCCTGGTGGGTGTTGCCCGCCTCCCTGATTGTGTCTTCCGGGGGTGGGGTCGCAGCCATAACCAATGGCAAATCCCCAACCGCCACGAGGGTCGTGACCAGCAATCTCTTGACCGCCAATGTGCATGGCATATTTCTCTGCGCCCCGACCAATCTTCTCGGCCGCGCGCTTTACGCCGTCGGCGATGATGTCGCCAAAGCCCTCACGCTTGGCCATCTTCTCGACCATTGCCACGATAGCCTTGTGATTGCCCCAGGTCATCTCAAGGCCGTCTGTGTCCGCCTGAGAAAGCACGCCGTTTTCATAACACTCAATGGTGAAGGCGATGCAAGCACCCGCAGAGATGGTGTCTAGGCCATAACGATTGCAGATGTCGGCGGCCAGGATGATGGAGTCAAGGTTTGAGTTCAGGAGGTTGCTCCCCAGCATAGCAAGCGTCTCGTACTCGGGTTTATGAGCGCCCTCCTCATACTTGTATTCGCCTGTTCCGGCTTTCATTAGGCCCCCGCAGGCAATGGGGCAACGCCAGCAGGCAAAGCGGCGCATCTGCTTTTCTAATACCGCTTGCCCTCCACAAGCTGCGTAGTCGGGAAGATCGACGGTAACCACACCGGCCCAATTCTTGGCTGGAGCGTCGTCGATTATGCAGCACATCTCGAATATGCCGGGGGTGCCGGTTTCGTGTAGCTGCTCAGCATGGCCGGTAAGGGCGGCCACGTGCTTTTTTCTGAGCTCTTTCATTAACTCGGGGTTGTAGGCCGGCGGGATGAGATTGCCCTGGGCCACGATAGCCTTTAGACGCTTGGAGCCCATGACCGCGCCGAGACCTGAACGGGCCGCGGCTCGGCCCTTATTGTTGATTACCCCGCTAATTAGAGCGAGCTTCTCGCTCGCTGGACCGATGCAGGCTACCTCCAGGTTCTTGCCGTGTTTGGCGCGCAAGATATCTTCAGTTTCTACAGTGTCTTTCCCCCAAATCTCTGCGGCGTCCAGGAGTTGGGCCTCCCCATTGTGAAGGTAAAGGTAGACCGGTTTCTCGGAAATTCCGGTGAAAAAGACGGCGTCGTAACCAGCGAACTTAAGCTGCGGGCCAAAGCTCCCTCCCGAGTTGGCGTCCCCCCATCCTCCGGTGAGAGGAGATTTGCCGACTACTGTGTAGCGGGAGCCGCCGACTACGTCGGTGCCAGTGGTTATGCCGGTCACAAAACCCAACGTGGCGTCGGGGCCTAGGGGATCTACTCCTGGCTTTTGCCGGTCCCAGAGCACTCGCGCGCCTAGCCCGTATCCGCCCAGGTATTTGCGGGCGGCCTGTTCGTCGAAAGTATCTACGGTTATCTCGTGGGTTGTAAGATCCACCCAGAGGATTTTCTCCATAGCTCCAAAAGCCAACGCCTACCTCCTTAGCTCGATGACGCCGTATTTATGACTATGGTCTTTATGACCCACTCAGACATCCGTTTGGCTTAGTTACTTGCCGGTCACACTGGGAAGCCATGTCGCTAGCCCCGGGATAAGGAACAGGAGCACTACCATCAGCAGCCCGAGGGCAAAGAACGGCATGGAAGAACGAAACACCTGCCCCAGGGTAGCATGTGGTGGTGCTATAGCCTTCATAGTGTAAACATCCAGTCCAAACGGCGGAGATATCAGACCAAGCTGGATGTTAAGGAGAGAAACGACCCCGTACCAGATCAGATCGTACCCGAGGGCCTTAGCCAGCGGGAAGAAGATTGGCACCGTGATCATAACGATGCTGGCCGGATCCATGAACATGCCGAGGAAGATAAGAATCACTTGAGTAGCGATGATTATGTAGATGGGGGCAATGTTGGCGCCTGTGGCCATATCGATCAGCTTTTGAATGGCCCCGGTGGTGGCCAGGATGCGGCTGAAGCTAATTGAGCCCACCACAATGAACATAACCATGACGGTGACGCGTACGCAGCTCATGGCGGATTTCGTTACCGTTTTCCAGCTTAACTGTCGGTAGAAAGCCGCCAGGACAAAGCAGGCTAACACGCCTAGAGCCGCTGCCTCACTCGGGGTGGCCACACCCAGGTATATGCTTCCGATCACCGCCAGAATGACAATGCCGATTGGGAGGATGTGGAATGTAAACGTGCGAAGCTTGTCTGTGAGGGAGACCTTTTCCACCTCGTAGGTGGGGGCAAGCGAAGGATCAAGTTTGCAACGTATCATGATGTAGAGGGCAAAGAGAATGGCCAGAAGCACACCGGGGATGATAATGGCCATGAGCAGCTTCCCTACTGAAATTTGCCCGATGGCTCCCAAAAAGACGGCAAGCGCGCTCGGTGGGATCAGAATGGCTAGGGTCCCGCTGGTGACGATGGGACCGTAAATCATAGCTGGTTTGTATCCTCGCGCTTCCATTTCGGGTACTAGTACCCGTCCAAGGATGCCAATCGATCCTCCACTGATGCCAATCATCGTCCCCAGAAGGACGCCGGACCCTACGGCGAGTAGGCTTAAGCGGCCGGGCACCTTGCCTAGGAGCTTGTCTACCGCGCCCACTATTCGTGCGCCTGCTCCCGAAGAGAAGATGACGTCTCCCATCAGCACAAAAAGCGGGATGGGTAAAAACGCATAGTTTGCTACCGCGCTGTAAAAGCTCATTGCCAGCTGATCAAGACCCGGCGCCCCGCCCCAAAACAGGACAGAACCAATGATGCACGTGAAGGTGAAAGCGAAACATATGGGCATGCCAGTCATCATGATGACAATGAGGCAACCAAACATGATAAGCAGTGACGCCAACCATTCCATGGCTGCCTCCTACTCTGCTTTACCAGCTGGAGGCTGGGTCTCCGCTGGGGTCGGGGGACTGGTCTGCCGGTAGGCTTTAAAGTAGTTGACCGCGTGCCTTACTGCCTGGATTGTCAGCACCAGAAACGATATGGGAATGATCATCTCGATGGGCCACTTAACCGGATTAAGCACAGTAGCCAAGATGAAGTGGTTGAGGTAGTCGTTGATAGTTAGCCGCGCGGTCAGAAAAAGACATAGGAGGCACAGGGCAACTACTACGCATGAAGTGGCGAAGTTAAGCAAGTTCTGGGCTCTCTTTGAAAGCATTCCAAGAATGGATTCCATCCTTACATGCCCGTGGTCGCGGTAGATGGCGGCTGTGCCAAGAAAGGTAAGCCACACCATCGTGTAGGTCAGAAGCTCATACAAAGGTGCCCAGGTGAAGTCGACTGTCTTTCTGATGATTACGTCCTGTGCTATGGCCAAAGTGTCGAGAAGGATCAAGATGGCCGAGAGCAGCAGGAGAAAGTTAACAAGCTTGTCAAAAGCTCGGCCAGCTTTCTGTAAGAAGCGCATGTCACTAACCTCTCACAGGTTGGTTGAAGTACGCGCAAGCAGAGAAGCAGAGGGCGCGAAGCGGCCCTGGACAGGGCCGCTTCGCGCCCTCACTTGGGTCTTGCCTGGTTCCGCAGGATGGCAAACCACCCCGATCCGCCTAGCCTACGACCTGTCTAGCCTATGGCTGGCTAATCCAGGCACCTTTACTTGGCGCGCTCAAAGTCTGGATTCACGAGCCATTCCTTGAGCTTGGGGCCAATCTCGGGCCACCTCGCGATGTCTTCGGCCCACATCGACTCGCGGTACTTCAGATAGAACTGCTTTGACTCCTCAGGCGACAGGTGAATGATCTTAATACCCGCAGCTTCAAGATCTGCCTTTACCTTTTCCACTGTCTTGTGGAAGTGGTCCGCCATGTCAATCTCGGTTTGAATCATGGCTTGGGTGAGCACGGCCTTTTGTTTCTCAGTGAGGCTCTCCCACTTCTTGAGGTTCATGATCATCATGCCGCCGCAGGAGCTGAACGGCTCGTCCAGCATAGCCTTGGTCACAGGCGTGAGTCCGAAGTCCTGAATGCCGGGGATGCCGATGTTGTAGCCGTCGACTGTCCCGCGCTCCATGGCTGTGAAGTACTCAGTAAAGTCTATGGGCACGCAGACTGCGCCGAGGGCCTCAATGAAGGAACGGTTGGAACCGCCGGTGGCTGCGATCTTGAGCCCCTTCAAGTCAGCTAGGCCGTTGATAACCTTGCCGAGGTAAATGACCGTCTGCTCCTGGGGACGAGACGAGACAGAGGCCCCCAAGTACTTGATGCCGTTCTTAGCAAATTCTTCCTCGTAGTACTTAAAGGCTGGGTTGCCGTTGCGCAGCTCTGGCGGGCTGTATTCAGCTCGCCCGATGGTGCTGCATCCGGGGACCATGGTGTCGCAATAGGCGGACATTACGCTCGCGATATCCATCGTGCCCCTTTGTACTGCAGCTGGCTGGTCCGGGGCGGGGATAGCCTCTGGGCCGTTGAACTTGATGGTCATCTTGCCAGCCGAGTATTCCTGGACCTTGTTAATGAAGTCGCGGTGCCAGTCGGCTCCCGGGGGAATATCGGGCAAGAAGCAGGCCATGGAAAGCTCGATAGGCTCTACATCAGCAATTACCTGAGGCCCCGACGCAGCTGTCGTTTCTGTAGATGGCGCAGTAGTCTCAGTGGGCGCAGCCGTAGTGGTTGTCGCGGGTGCTTGGGTGGTAGCGGTGGTAGCCGGTGCGGCTGTGGTTGTGGTGGCTTCTTCCTCTCCGCACGATACCGCCAGGATAGACAGCGCAAGTACACAGCAAATGGCTATTATGGCCAGTTTCCTCATGGTGCCCCCCAATCCTAAGATTGCCTGATTTTGCCAAGTCTGCCTGCTGACGTGGAAGTCATTTCTCGCAAGTGCCGAGATGTGCTCTGGTCCGCTCCAACCTCCTTTGCTCCCGTTTGCTGTCAAGCCGGAACCTGTTGATCAGTGCCTCCCGGTATCGCCAAGCGTATAGCGTGGTGCTCCCGGGCCGAGACTGCTACTCCGGCGCGCCCGACTATGTTAGTGAGGACTACTAGCACACGCTACTAGCGAATGCAACCGGTCTGTGTTATGTAGGACAGGTAATCGAGTTACTAGACAGCGTTCTTACCAGGGCAAGATGCTTCCCTCGGTACTGGGAATGAAAGGCGTGACACACAACATGGACTACCTTGACTTGCCCGCGGGCAAGAAAGAAAACACCAAGAAGGATGACGGTACTGGCCCTGAGGGCAACAGTTCGTCGCCACAGACCGGAACCACCCTCACCACCCACACCCGTGAGATCTCGGGAACTGTAGCTCGCAGTAGTGAGACCGCGGGAACAAACGGAGGAGGCAGCAAGAGGAGCTCCGTATCTCTGCGGTGGAAGACCATGAAGCCCGAACAAAAGAAGGAGGCGGTTATCAAAGCCGTACTGCGGGTGATAGCCAAACACGGGGTTCAAGGTACCACCACCGCTCGTATCGCTGCAGCTCTGGGGGTATCTGAGCCGACCATCTACCGAGTTTTCCCGAGCCGGCGGGAAATGCTTCTGGCTGCGGCGCAAAGTCTATGGCGGCAACGCCGTGAAGAGCTCGAGGCGTTTGTTCCAGTTGACGCTATGGACTATCTAAGGAAGTTATCTGCGCATCACACCGCTGGCATCCAGAAAACCAGAGTAACCCGGTATCTTTACGAGCTTTCGGTTGCGCGGCCTTCTGATGGACTCCGTGACTACTTGCGCGGGGAAATGATCGCCGAAGCAGAACGTCTTGCGGCTATTGTGGAGCAAGGACAAAAAGAAGGGTGCATCCGTGCAGACGTAGACCCCGGGGAAACAGCCTGGCGGATCATGACCGTTTACTGGCTTGAGGCTATGGCCCGGCTCCATGGGCTTGAGGACATTCTTCTCACCGGGTTTTCCACCCGGTTTTTCGACGGGATCCTAACCGACATTGCTGCCGCGCCTCTAGATGCACCAGGTGAGCAGCAAACTGTAGGGCAAAGTAGCGTCAAAGCGAGCGGTCTTGAGGGAGTGTGAATAGATGGATCACCAGTCTCCGCAAGTCTTGTACCAAGAGAGATTAAAGAGGATTGAGGACGCCATAGCACTGCGCCAGCCGGATAGAGTCCCGATCGTGATGTCTGCCGGATATTTTCTGGCTGATCTGGGAGGCATTACCAAACAGCAGCTGCTTGAGGACCCTGAACTTTGCCAACAGCTGCTAGAAAAGGCCGCCCTTGAATTTCAGCCTGATTCAATCTGGGGTCCTATGCCGGCGGATCCAACTCCCTCCCTTATTCTGGGGGACAGACAGAGCGCTTGGCCCGGACACCAGCTTTCGCCCAACAGCCAGTTCCAGTTCGTTGAAGGCGAATTCATGAAGGAAGACGAGTACGAGGAATTCCTGGAAGATCCCACCGACTGGACCATCCGCACCTATTTGCCGCGGGTGTTTGGGGCGCTTGAAAGCTTTGCGCAGCTGCCGCCTCCGATTCTGTTCCTGTTTGGCGGGGGTTTTGGCCTTTCTAATTTTGCAATGCTGACCTCAGGGGCATTCGCGGAGTCTTTCAAAGCTTTTGCCAAGGCCTTACAGGCGGTAGCCGAAGGCCATGAGCGGGCAGCCAGAAATCATGAGCGCATGGCGGCGTTGGGTTTTCCGCCGAGCTTCATGAACGGTCCGATTCTAACCGCTCCCTTCGACGTGATGTCTGATGCGGTTCGTGGGATGCGCGGCATTATGCTCGACGTTATTCGGCGTCCCGACAAGCTGCTTGCGGCGCAAGAAAAGGTGATGCGCTTTGAGCTTAAGTGGGCTCTTGATTTTTGCCGGGCTACGGGCGCAAAGAGAGCTTTTCTGCCTCTTCACAGGGGGTCGGATGGCTTCATGTCGCTGAAGCAGTTTGAGACCTTGTACTGGCCGCAGCTGAAGAAGGTTCTCGAGACCCTCATAGAGAACGGCGTGACCCCCGTGGTGTTCTACGAAGGCTGCTGGAATCAAAGACTGGAGTATCTAGCGGAGCTACCCAAGGGCAAGAGCGTAGGATGGTTCCAAGCAAGCGACATCTTCAAAGTCAAGGAAGTGCTTGGCGACACCATGTGCATCATGGGGGGGATGCCAAACTCGCTGCTTAAGGCTGGTCCTGCCGAGGAGGTGCGTGCGTTCACCAAACGCCTTTGCGAAGAGGTTGGCAAGGGCGGGGGATTCATCATGACCACCGCGGTTGGCGAATTGGCTGGCTGCGATCCGGATCTCATCAAGGTGTGGGTGGAGGCGACCAAGGAATTTGGGAAAGCTTAGCAAAGCACAGGAAAGCTTAGGAATGAAACCATGGACCTCAAGTTGAAGGATAAAGTTGCGCTCGTTACAGGAGCAGGGAGTCCCATAGGCTATGGCAGGGCAATTGCTCTCACCCTGGCCGAAGAGGGCTGTCGAGTTGCCTGTGCTGACCTACGACTTGACTGGGCAGAGGAGACCGCTGCCCTAATCAGAGAGGCAGGCGGCGAAGCCTTCGCAGTCAAGGTTGACGTGACCGACATGGCCCAGGTGGAGGCCATGGTGGAGGCGGTTGTTGCCCGATACGGGCGGATCGACATTCTCGTTAACAACGCTGGCAAAAGCAGCATCGACAAACCTTTCATGGAAAAGACCCGGGCAGACTGGGATCTCGATATTCAGGTGAATTTGTATGGCCAAATGAACGTGGCGCGCGCAGTGATTCCTCACATGGCCAGGCAAGGCTATGGGCGCATCATTAACACTTCCGGCGGGCAGGGCTTGCCGACCGTATCCACTTACGGAGCAGCCAAAGCAGGGGTGGAAGCATTTACACATTCGTTGGCCATGGAGGTTGCCTCCTTGGGGATCATCGTAAACGCCATTGCCCCGGGGCTGGGGGAGACCGGCCTGATTTCGGCCAGCGAAGAACACAAAGAGGGGTATCGGCGTATGTCGGCCCTAAAACGCCTTTGCACTCCAGCCGACGTGGCACCTGCGGTGGCGTTTCTAGCTTCGGATGTTTGTAGCTACATGGTTGGGCAGTGCCTCAGGTTGAGTACCCACTAGCAAGGAGTACCAGTCATGGCCATACGTCACTTTAGTCGTGACGATTGCACGGGATGCGGGATATGTGTCGCTGCGTGTCCCATGGATGTGCTTCGTCTGGATGAGGAAGCGCAGAAGGCAACCGTAAGCTATCCCGACGACTGCATCGCCTGCTGGGGTTGCGAGTCGTTCTGTCCGCAGGGTTGTTTCGATATTTCTCCCGAACGGGCCCGCGGGGAGCTACCCGCTCCTTACTGAGTCTCGCGGAGTAACAAAGGCGAGTGGGAAGGAAAGACATGAGAGGCTGGGATCAAACGCCGGTTAGGATTGCTGCCGATGTGCTGGTGCTGGGAGCGGGCGGTGCTGGCATGTGTGCGGCGCTTAAAGCGCGGGAAATCGGCGCTGATGTTCTGATGGTAGACAAGTGCGGCATCGGCTACAACGGGCAGGTGCCTATCGGGGGCGGCATACTCGCGTACATTTACCCCTCCTACGTAGAGACGTGGGTTGAGAAAGTTACCCGCCAGAGCCATTTCTTCAACAACCAGGAATGGACGTATCTCTTTGGCCGCTCAATGGACCCAGTTACTACTGAGCTTGCGAAGCTAGGGCTCACATTCTTGCGGAAAGAGGGCGAGATCGAGATTCTAACCTGGGGTCCAAATATCCATGTGACGCTATTTGACGCGCCCAAGTCCTTAGTGGCCCTAAAAAGAACAGCCGCCGCCCGGGGCGTGCGCATGATGGACAAGATTTTTGCTGTCGATCTGCTCAAGAAAGACGACCGTGTGGTAGGAGCGGTGGCCTTTGGGTTGGTAGATGGGCGGGTTTATGTTTTTGATGCCAAGGCAGTAATTGTTGCCACCGGGAACTGCGGCTACCAGCATGAAAAAACTTACAGCTCCGTCCAAGGCGAGGGCCCAGCTATGGGTTATCGAGCGGGGGCCAAACTCACCAACGCCGAGTTCAACAGCATGTACGTGTGGGGAGCTAAGGTCCTTGGCAAGGAGTTAATGGGCATCCATTACTACCTGTATCTCGAGAACGCCCGGGGAGAAAAGATTATGGGCAAGCACTATCCGGAGCTGATGGTAGGAAAGCATGCCGTCTACACCTTTGATCCTCGGGTTATTGACGCCATGTACAAAGAGGTCCAGGCTGGGCTAGGACCCATCTATCTAAACCTCACGGGGCTGAGCGAGGAAGAAATTGCAGGGCTTGCCGAAGACGTCGTGGAAGAACTCTCTCATCTTATGGCAAACGACTCCATGCGTTTGCTTCGGGAAAAGGCCGGCATTGATCCCACGAAAGAGCGCATCGAAATGTGGCCTCGTCTGTTGTACACGGGGGGCGGCATGCTGGTGGACACAGAGTGTCGAACGACTGTCCCAGGTCTTTGGGCGGCGGGGGGAGCGTGCAGCACCTTGTGGACTAACGGCGGCGGTGGTCAGGGCGGTCTAGGGGTACAGAACGCCGCGGTTACTGGATTTGTCGCTGGGGAGAGTGCAGCCAAATGGGCGGCGGAGACAACGCTTGTGCGCGCCGATGATGCCCATGTTGAGCAAGTTGTGGGGCGGATTATTGAGCCGCTTGTGCGGGAAGGGGCGGGCGACCCGTACGAGGTCACCTACCGAGTACATGAAGCAATAGTTCCCATGAAGTACAACCGCATCCGAGAGGCTACTAGGATGCGTGAGGCACTGGGGATCTTGGCGGATGCGCGCGAAAAACTGTCTCGTATAAGCGTCCGCAATTTCCACGATCTAGCCCGTTATCACTCAGCAGAAAGCATGCTGATGGCGGCGGAGTTTACCTACCAGGCTGCTTTAATGCGCCAGGAGAGCAGAAGCCAGCACTATAGAGAAGATTTCCCCGCGCGAGACGACGCAAATTGGCTTAAGTGGATCACGATCGAAAAGGGGGCAAACGGCCCCGAGCTTGGTGTTGTACCCGTGCCCTTGGAGAAGTACCCGCTCAAACCAGACTGGTGGCCAGCATTGAGCGGGAATTAGCTGGTAGTTGGATAGGCGGCCCTCAACGGTAAAGGAGGCGGGAAGAGCGCGATGGTAAGCAAAGAAAGACTGGCAGAGATAGTAGGGGCTGCGAATGTCAGCAGCGAGCCGGATGTTCTTGAGCAGTACGCCAGGGACGTGAGTTTTGTCAATCATACAAGACCGGCGTACGTGGTTAAGCCCCATACCGCCCAGGAGGTCAAGGACCTTGTCAAACTGGCCAACGAGAGCCGTACGCCTCTGGTGCCAGTGAGCTCGGGCCCACCGCACTTTCGGGGAGATACGGTGCCCACAGCGGGCGGGGCGGTGGTGGTAGACCTGAGTGAGATGAAACGCATCGTGTTTGTGGATCGCCCGCGCAGAGTGGCCATGGTTGAGCCAGGCGTGACCTTTGGAGAACTCATTCCGGCTGCCACCAAGGAAGGGATTAGGCTAAACATGCCTCTCTTGCCTAGAACGACCAAGACAGTCGTGGGCAGCATGTTAGAGAGGGAACCTGTGGTCATGCCCAAGTATCAGTGGGACATCTCCGATCCCTTGGCGTGCGTTGAGGTAATCTTCGGCACGGGTGACGACTTCCGCACGGGCCAGGCCGCTGGACCCGGCACCATCGAAGAGCAGTGGCAGGTCGGGGGAGTGCAGAAAGCCCCCTACGGGCCTCACATTACCGCGTGGCATAGGCTCATTCAGGGAGCTCAGGGAACCATCGGAATCGTGACCTGGGCCTCTTTGCGCTGTGAGCTGCTGCCTCGGTTACAGGAGCCTTACGTCGTAGCAAGTGCGCAGCTGGGACCTTTGGTGGAGATGGCAGCCTGGTTGATTCGGCTAAGGATGGCCAACGAGTGCTTCATTTTGTCGAATGCCAACCTGGCTGCGATCTTTGCCGAAGACTGGCCAAACGATTACGTCAAGCTAAAAGCCTCTCTGCCCTCTTGGACATTGTTCTACGTTCTGGCCGGCTACGAGTACTTCCCCGAAGAGAGGGTGGCGTCATATCAGAAGCAAGTCGTATCTCTTTGTCAGCGCCTAGCTCTGGAGCCGCTGCGGGCGGTGGGCGGACTTTCTGCGCGCAGCATCATGAAAGCTGTGCAGAACGTGTGCCCCGAACCCTACTGGAAGCTCCGCTACAAAGGCGCCTCAGAGGACGTGTTCTTCCTTACCACCAACGACAAGGTGGAAGGATTTGTAAGTACGATGCAGGCTCTTGCTGCCGAGGTAGGGTACGCTGCCTCTGACTTAGGAGTCTATGTCCAGCCAGTGGTGCAAGGTACGGCTTGTCACGTAGAGTTCAACCTCTTCTACGATCCAGGTGACAGCAAAGAAGTCGAGCGGACTAGATGTCTTGCCGGCATTGCCACGAAAGCGTTCTTGGATGATGGCGCCTTCTTCTCTCGTCCATACGGCGAGTATGCCCGGGACATCATGAATCGCGATGCTGCGTCGCTAGATGTGCTTAAGAAGCTGAAGGGGATCTTTGATCCCAACAACATCATGAACCCGGGCAAGCTTTGCTTCTGAGCTTTGCTTCTGAGGCGAGGCCTGTTGGTGAGACATTGGTCGTAGCAGAAGGAAGGAGCGAGATGGCATTAGAAGAT containing:
- a CDS encoding SDR family oxidoreductase; translation: MDLKLKDKVALVTGAGSPIGYGRAIALTLAEEGCRVACADLRLDWAEETAALIREAGGEAFAVKVDVTDMAQVEAMVEAVVARYGRIDILVNNAGKSSIDKPFMEKTRADWDLDIQVNLYGQMNVARAVIPHMARQGYGRIINTSGGQGLPTVSTYGAAKAGVEAFTHSLAMEVASLGIIVNAIAPGLGETGLISASEEHKEGYRRMSALKRLCTPADVAPAVAFLASDVCSYMVGQCLRLSTH
- a CDS encoding TRAP transporter small permease — protein: MRFLQKAGRAFDKLVNFLLLLSAILILLDTLAIAQDVIIRKTVDFTWAPLYELLTYTMVWLTFLGTAAIYRDHGHVRMESILGMLSKRAQNLLNFATSCVVVALCLLCLFLTARLTINDYLNHFILATVLNPVKWPIEMIIPISFLVLTIQAVRHAVNYFKAYRQTSPPTPAETQPPAGKAE
- a CDS encoding TRAP transporter large permease subunit; amino-acid sequence: MEWLASLLIMFGCLIVIMMTGMPICFAFTFTCIIGSVLFWGGAPGLDQLAMSFYSAVANYAFLPIPLFVLMGDVIFSSGAGARIVGAVDKLLGKVPGRLSLLAVGSGVLLGTMIGISGGSIGILGRVLVPEMEARGYKPAMIYGPIVTSGTLAILIPPSALAVFLGAIGQISVGKLLMAIIIPGVLLAILFALYIMIRCKLDPSLAPTYEVEKVSLTDKLRTFTFHILPIGIVILAVIGSIYLGVATPSEAAALGVLACFVLAAFYRQLSWKTVTKSAMSCVRVTVMVMFIVVGSISFSRILATTGAIQKLIDMATGANIAPIYIIIATQVILIFLGMFMDPASIVMITVPIFFPLAKALGYDLIWYGVVSLLNIQLGLISPPFGLDVYTMKAIAPPHATLGQVFRSSMPFFALGLLMVVLLFLIPGLATWLPSVTGK
- a CDS encoding TetR/AcrR family transcriptional regulator; the protein is MTHNMDYLDLPAGKKENTKKDDGTGPEGNSSSPQTGTTLTTHTREISGTVARSSETAGTNGGGSKRSSVSLRWKTMKPEQKKEAVIKAVLRVIAKHGVQGTTTARIAAALGVSEPTIYRVFPSRREMLLAAAQSLWRQRREELEAFVPVDAMDYLRKLSAHHTAGIQKTRVTRYLYELSVARPSDGLRDYLRGEMIAEAERLAAIVEQGQKEGCIRADVDPGETAWRIMTVYWLEAMARLHGLEDILLTGFSTRFFDGILTDIAAAPLDAPGEQQTVGQSSVKASGLEGV
- a CDS encoding SDR family oxidoreductase — translated: MDLGFKNKVALVTGAASQVGIGRETALVLAEEGIEAIAVTDIDEENLAKTAETVRSLGPRCIALSADITDNAAVKAMVQKVLEEFGRIDILCNVAGAILHKDNVPIEKQDPTVWEKQLKLNLIGTMNVTQAVVPHMRERGYGVIVNVGSGSTHQYQMGVGMYAISKYAVDLFTKQLAYVEGKNGIRVNCVAPGPVPTNFGAILREPDPNISPEEMKRRQAAIMGEFPLGRFGTARDMANAIAILASDITSYVTGQVFHVSGGSVM
- a CDS encoding 4Fe-4S binding protein; protein product: MAIRHFSRDDCTGCGICVAACPMDVLRLDEEAQKATVSYPDDCIACWGCESFCPQGCFDISPERARGELPAPY
- a CDS encoding aldehyde ferredoxin oxidoreductase family protein — encoded protein: MAFGAMEKILWVDLTTHEITVDTFDEQAARKYLGGYGLGARVLWDRQKPGVDPLGPDATLGFVTGITTGTDVVGGSRYTVVGKSPLTGGWGDANSGGSFGPQLKFAGYDAVFFTGISEKPVYLYLHNGEAQLLDAAEIWGKDTVETEDILRAKHGKNLEVACIGPASEKLALISGVINNKGRAAARSGLGAVMGSKRLKAIVAQGNLIPPAYNPELMKELRKKHVAALTGHAEQLHETGTPGIFEMCCIIDDAPAKNWAGVVTVDLPDYAACGGQAVLEKQMRRFACWRCPIACGGLMKAGTGEYKYEEGAHKPEYETLAMLGSNLLNSNLDSIILAADICNRYGLDTISAGACIAFTIECYENGVLSQADTDGLEMTWGNHKAIVAMVEKMAKREGFGDIIADGVKRAAEKIGRGAEKYAMHIGGQEIAGHDPRGGWGFAIGYGCDPTPGRHNQGGGQHPPGLNIPDIPREQRTGRGLYHKISTNFMHAASAMGLCQFVIGAYPHVDQLLEALRALTGWEDISADELLKTGERITNVRQAFNIREGVQTPFLYPDRMRGVPPKTVGPRAGITFTHEEIYDQYLVEMDWDTKTGKPSKAKLLELGLDDIAQVLWP
- the dctP gene encoding TRAP transporter substrate-binding protein DctP, producing the protein MRKLAIIAICCVLALSILAVSCGEEEATTTTAAPATTATTQAPATTTTAAPTETTAPSTETTAASGPQVIADVEPIELSMACFLPDIPPGADWHRDFINKVQEYSAGKMTIKFNGPEAIPAPDQPAAVQRGTMDIASVMSAYCDTMVPGCSTIGRAEYSPPELRNGNPAFKYYEEEFAKNGIKYLGASVSSRPQEQTVIYLGKVINGLADLKGLKIAATGGSNRSFIEALGAVCVPIDFTEYFTAMERGTVDGYNIGIPGIQDFGLTPVTKAMLDEPFSSCGGMMIMNLKKWESLTEKQKAVLTQAMIQTEIDMADHFHKTVEKVKADLEAAGIKIIHLSPEESKQFYLKYRESMWAEDIARWPEIGPKLKEWLVNPDFERAK